The Vicinamibacterales bacterium genomic interval TCGTGGACACCGAGCTCGACGGGCTGTCGCCGGTGACCAAGGTGATCGACAGGGTGGTGGAGCCCCTGAAGGATCGGGCGATCTACGACGCGCTGGAGAAGGGCCGGGCCACGGCCTGGGCCTTCGCGCAGTCCCTGGCATTCCTCGAGCCGCCGGCGCAGGCCAGCCTGATCGGCGCGCGGGATCTCGAGATGCGGCTGGTCGGCGATCTCATCCTGGCGGACGGGCCGGTGGTGGATCTGATCCGGCGCCGCGAGAGCCAGGACGTCGCCGCGAACATCCGCGACCTGTCGGCCCCCGCCGCCGGCTGACGACGGCCTACTTCCCCCGGAATTCCGCGAACCAGTTCTGGACGACCGTGATGCGCGGCCGGGCCTGCGCGCGGTCGGCGTCGCGGAGCACGACGAACGTCTGCCCGTCCGGAGCGGGTGAGTAGCCGGCGGTGAGCCTCGCGTTCGACGTGGTCTCGGCGAAGAGCGCCGTCGGCGCCCCGGGCGGCACCCGCGCGCCCGGATCGAACGGCACCGACAGGAGGTGCCCGGTCGCGTCCACGAAGAAGAGCTCGCGGCCGGCCGGGTTCCATTGCGGCTCCGCGCCGCTCGCCGGCGAGACCTGCCACCGTGCCCGCGGTTCCCAATAGGCGGTGACGAAGACGTCGGGCCGCCCCGTCGCGGTCGTGCCGTAGGCCAGGAACCGTCCGTCCGGCGACACGCGCGGGCTGAAGTCGAAGCCCTCCGTCTGCGTCAGCAGCGTCTGCGTGGACGGCGTGTCGAGGGTCGTGCGCCAGATGTCGGTGCGGGTGCGCGGATCCAGGAGGACGTGCGCCAGCGCCCGCCCATCGGGCGCGAAGCTCGCCATGCTGCCTCCGGGCACGACCACGCGCCGCTCGCCTGCGCCGTTGGCTTCGCCGAGGCAGATGCCCCCCTCGCGGCTCGTCGCGCCGCAGCTGTAGACGAGTTGCCGGCTGGACGGATCCCAGGCCGGGTCGCCGCGGACGCCGTCGAACGTGAACTGCGTCGGCCGCCCGGACTCGACGTCGAAGATCCACACGTCGTCGTGCTCGGGCCCCTGGCGCACCACGGCGACACGGGTGCCGTCCGGCGACAGGGCGGGCTGACGGAGGCCCCGGACCGGCTCGGAGATGTCGCGCACCGTGCGACCCGACCGGTCCACGAAGCTCAGGCGCTCCAGTCCCCAGAGCTCGTCGGTGACGAAGACGAGCGTGCCGTCGCGGGCCAGGCTGGGCCTCAGTCCGCTCGCCGCGACGAGGAACGGCTCCCCCGTGGCCGTGAGCGTCGCCGCGTCCACCGGCACCGCCCAGACGCCGGGGTTCCGGTCGATGCGCTGGTACAGCAGGTGTCCGGTGTTCGAGTACACGGCGTGCCGGATGACCTGCGGCCTGGGGCCGAAGAGCCGCCGCCTGACGCCCCGCTCGAGCACGTCGATGGCGTACTGGCCGTCGGTGAGGTGGGAGACGACGAGCGTGCCGCGCAGGTCCGGAAGGGGGACGAGGTCGTGGAAGTCGCGCTCGCCAGGCTCCGGCGCCAGGACGAGACGGGCGTCACCACCCTGGGCCGGCACGTCGTAGATGGGCCCGTTGCCGGTCGTGAACGCGATCACGCCGTCGGCCGACCATGCCAGCGCCCCGGCCTCGACGAAGGCGCCGGCGGCAGCCGTCACGGTCGCCGGGGCACCCGAGGACGCGGGGATACGCTTGAGCTCGGCGCCGACGACGAAGGCGAGCGATTCGCCGTCGGGCGACCAGGTTGGGGCGACCGCGCCGGCGGTCCCCTCGAGCGGGCGGGACTCGAGCTGGCTGAGCTCCCGGATCCAGAGGCGGCCCTCGCGCGGGTAGACGATGCGTCGGCCGTCCGGGGAGATGGACACGCCGGCTCCGGGGCCGCTCTCGCCGACATAAGTGCCAGGCATCTGGCCCAGCCCGTCCACCATCACCTCGAACTTGCGCAGGGCGCCGCCGGCAGCCGTGCCGGCGCGCCACCAGCCGGGCAGCAGCACCACGGCCGCGGTGACGACGGCCAGGCCCCCGAGCACCACGAACATGGTCCGGTCCGGGCGCGGGCGCGCCGTGACAACGGCACCGGAGAGCGCCGCGCTCGTCTCGGCCTCGAAGCGGGCGTCGGCGACGTCGCGCAGCCGCTGCCGCGCGTCCTTCTGCAGGCACCGCTCCAGGGTCGTCCGGACGGCGGGCGGCATGTCGGCCGGCAGCCGGCCCCACTCCGGCTCGTCCTGCAGGATGGCCGTGATCGCGTCGGCCTCGGTGGGCCGCATGAACGGCGCGCGGCCGGTCAGCATCTCGAAGACCACGGAACCGAGGGCCCAGATGTCCACGCGGCGATCGAACGCGTGTCCCCGAAGCTGCTCGGGGCTCATGTAGCGGATGGTGCCGAGCAGGGTCCCGGTGCGCGTGTCGGCGTAGGCGGGCGAGCCGCTGGCGGTCGGATTGGCCTTCGCGAGCCCGAAATCCAGCACCTTGACGGCGCCGTCCGGACGGATCCGGATGTTGGCGGGCTTCAGGTCTCGATGGATGACCCCGTGATCGTGGGCGAAGCTGAGGGCCTCGGCGACCCCCCGGGCGATCCGGAGCGCCTCGGCCGTGGGCAGCGGACCGCGGCGGCACCGGTCGGCGAGTGTCTCGCCCTCCACCAGCTCCATGACGATCGCCGGCCGATCCTCCCAGACCTCGATGCCGAAGACCGTGGCGATGCCCGGATGGTTCAGCGAGGCGAGGATCAACGCTTCCCGTTCGAGTCGGCCGGGCAGGTCCGGGTCGCGGGCGTGCTCGGGCAGCAGCACCTTGATCGCCACGTGGCGCTGCAGCCTCGCGTCGAGCGCGCGATACACCTCGCCCATGCCGCCGGCGCCCAGTGTGTCCAGCACTTCGTAC includes:
- a CDS encoding protein kinase, coding for MLDTLGAGGMGEVYRALDARLQRHVAIKVLLPEHARDPDLPGRLEREALILASLNHPGIATVFGIEVWEDRPAIVMELVEGETLADRCRRGPLPTAEALRIARGVAEALSFAHDHGVIHRDLKPANIRIRPDGAVKVLDFGLAKANPTASGSPAYADTRTGTLLGTIRYMSPEQLRGHAFDRRVDIWALGSVVFEMLTGRAPFMRPTEADAITAILQDEPEWGRLPADMPPAVRTTLERCLQKDARQRLRDVADARFEAETSAALSGAVVTARPRPDRTMFVVLGGLAVVTAAVVLLPGWWRAGTAAGGALRKFEVMVDGLGQMPGTYVGESGPGAGVSISPDGRRIVYPREGRLWIRELSQLESRPLEGTAGAVAPTWSPDGESLAFVVGAELKRIPASSGAPATVTAAAGAFVEAGALAWSADGVIAFTTGNGPIYDVPAQGGDARLVLAPEPGERDFHDLVPLPDLRGTLVVSHLTDGQYAIDVLERGVRRRLFGPRPQVIRHAVYSNTGHLLYQRIDRNPGVWAVPVDAATLTATGEPFLVAASGLRPSLARDGTLVFVTDELWGLERLSFVDRSGRTVRDISEPVRGLRQPALSPDGTRVAVVRQGPEHDDVWIFDVESGRPTQFTFDGVRGDPAWDPSSRQLVYSCGATSREGGICLGEANGAGERRVVVPGGSMASFAPDGRALAHVLLDPRTRTDIWRTTLDTPSTQTLLTQTEGFDFSPRVSPDGRFLAYGTTATGRPDVFVTAYWEPRARWQVSPASGAEPQWNPAGRELFFVDATGHLLSVPFDPGARVPPGAPTALFAETTSNARLTAGYSPAPDGQTFVVLRDADRAQARPRITVVQNWFAEFRGK